The following coding sequences lie in one Thalassoglobus polymorphus genomic window:
- a CDS encoding L-threonylcarbamoyladenylate synthase, with protein MIQDGKLVAFATETVYGLGANALNPVAVAKIFEAKERPHFDPLIVHLCDQSQLEEFVESVSETAQALVDHFWPGPLTLVLPKRDLIPDLVTSGLPNVAIRIPERDSARELIQKAGVPIAAPSANRFGSVSPTTAEHVLDGLEGRIDAVLDDGACDIGVESTVLACPADGTATLLRPGGLSLEEIEKVIGKVLQLDPNQNRDDSPQAGPGMLSRHYAPSKPIQIVSSLQEIRDCNGKGALMMGSHETNQFEVVENLSPSGSLVEAAANFFAALRRLERTNIDSIVAMPFPNEGLGRALNDRLKRAAAE; from the coding sequence TTGATTCAGGACGGGAAACTGGTCGCCTTTGCAACCGAAACTGTTTATGGATTGGGGGCGAATGCGCTGAACCCAGTTGCAGTTGCAAAAATTTTCGAGGCAAAAGAAAGACCACATTTTGATCCGTTGATTGTACATCTCTGTGATCAAAGCCAGCTGGAAGAATTTGTCGAAAGCGTTTCTGAAACTGCGCAGGCACTTGTTGATCACTTTTGGCCGGGACCGTTGACGCTTGTCTTGCCGAAGCGGGATCTCATTCCGGACCTCGTCACGTCCGGCTTACCAAATGTTGCGATCCGGATTCCTGAGCGGGACTCTGCCCGGGAACTGATCCAGAAGGCAGGAGTTCCCATCGCGGCTCCAAGTGCCAATCGATTTGGAAGTGTCAGTCCCACCACAGCTGAGCATGTCCTCGATGGTCTCGAAGGGCGTATCGACGCAGTCCTTGATGATGGTGCCTGCGACATCGGCGTGGAGTCAACGGTTCTTGCTTGCCCGGCAGATGGGACAGCCACTCTACTTCGACCAGGTGGGCTCTCTCTGGAGGAAATCGAAAAAGTGATCGGGAAAGTTCTTCAGCTTGATCCCAATCAAAACCGGGACGATTCCCCGCAAGCTGGGCCGGGAATGCTCAGTCGACACTATGCTCCGTCCAAGCCGATTCAAATTGTCAGTAGCCTGCAAGAGATTCGTGACTGCAACGGCAAGGGCGCCTTAATGATGGGCTCTCACGAAACGAATCAATTCGAAGTGGTAGAAAATCTTTCTCCGAGTGGTTCGCTCGTTGAAGCAGCAGCCAATTTCTTTGCCGCACTTCGACGACTCGAAAGAACGAACATCGATTCCATTGTCGCAATGCCATTCCCCAATGAAGGTCTGGGCCGCGCTCTGAATGATCGTTTGAAAAGAGCCGCTGCAGAATAA
- a CDS encoding tRNA dihydrouridine synthase, with product MTSAQLNLDESPIKIGTRLIPTRYFLAPLAGYTHLAFRRVIRELGGLGLATTDLVLASQLVAESQKSKKLIETTPDDTPLSIQIFSGVKAELVRAAKWLEDRGYASIDINMGCPMAKINGSGGGARLMCDTDGACASIGEVVNAVTVPVTVKMRLGWDRENLTAPVLAREFEKLGVAAITIHGRTRQQGFHGEVDREGIKAVVEAVENIPVVGNGDVRTLEDAHQMRAETGCQAVAIGRGAMLDPWIFAKLAQVATGETPTEPNADEQVNFLRRHFHYMTQQYDDYSCLLFRKFAGWYGLKLGIPDDLEDRLRRFESISEFDEIADQIRARHGEREATLPTALIKVPNGPVERW from the coding sequence ATGACTTCGGCTCAACTGAATCTCGATGAATCTCCGATTAAAATCGGGACACGTCTCATTCCAACGCGGTATTTCCTGGCACCACTCGCAGGGTATACACATCTTGCGTTTCGTCGTGTGATTCGAGAGTTAGGCGGTCTCGGGTTGGCAACGACGGATCTCGTTCTCGCTTCGCAGCTTGTCGCTGAAAGTCAGAAGTCGAAAAAACTCATTGAAACGACGCCGGATGATACGCCGCTTTCGATCCAGATTTTTTCGGGCGTCAAAGCAGAGCTTGTTCGCGCAGCCAAGTGGCTTGAAGATCGTGGATATGCCAGTATCGACATCAACATGGGATGTCCCATGGCGAAGATTAACGGTTCGGGGGGTGGTGCTCGTTTGATGTGTGATACTGACGGGGCATGTGCTTCGATTGGAGAAGTCGTCAACGCAGTAACTGTTCCGGTCACCGTTAAGATGAGGCTTGGCTGGGATCGAGAGAATCTGACTGCTCCAGTCTTGGCAAGAGAGTTTGAAAAGCTCGGCGTCGCAGCAATCACCATTCATGGTCGAACGCGACAACAGGGGTTTCATGGTGAAGTCGATCGCGAAGGAATTAAAGCGGTCGTCGAAGCGGTTGAGAACATTCCGGTCGTTGGAAATGGCGACGTTCGCACACTCGAGGATGCACATCAAATGCGGGCTGAAACCGGGTGTCAGGCAGTCGCGATCGGTCGCGGAGCAATGCTTGATCCGTGGATCTTTGCGAAGCTTGCACAAGTCGCCACTGGAGAAACTCCGACCGAGCCCAACGCGGACGAGCAGGTCAATTTTTTACGACGACACTTTCACTATATGACCCAGCAGTACGACGATTACAGTTGCTTACTCTTTCGGAAATTCGCTGGCTGGTACGGACTGAAGTTGGGAATCCCCGACGATTTAGAAGATCGCCTCAGGCGTTTTGAATCGATCTCAGAGTTTGATGAAATCGCAGACCAAATTCGGGCACGCCATGGCGAGCGAGAAGCGACTCTTCCAACAGCATTGATTAAAGTTCCCAACGGACCGGTCGAACGTTGGTGA
- a CDS encoding HD domain-containing phosphohydrolase has translation MIDKSTERQLEIFLVLITLALGALLYSIEHSRIVVLNLFYLPVVLAGFFLGRYRAGTLALFSVVTATVVIMADLTRFSFEQTPVIVALSVMVWGAILGITAILIGTLNEDRNKKVTEVHEAHVGVVEVLSRYLQCADPVLQVRTKRVNHLCEQVAIRMRMTPREIDDVRVAALLMDVTNIEITARVIRKAVGDFDQNVVCEENTFHGTELVKSLGASLSGAFPLVLMQSSDWTKAEAQPVPIGARVLRVVRHYVELTQSGLASAHLSNEEAIKDLKVDFKGNTDLAVINVLEEVIEHRFETPAQQKLNRSQRSAVEETP, from the coding sequence ATGATCGACAAATCTACCGAACGACAACTGGAAATTTTCCTGGTGTTGATCACTCTTGCATTGGGAGCCCTGCTCTACTCGATCGAACATTCACGCATTGTCGTGTTAAACCTGTTTTACCTGCCTGTTGTTCTCGCAGGATTCTTCCTGGGACGCTATCGAGCCGGAACACTGGCGTTGTTTTCTGTGGTGACGGCAACGGTTGTCATCATGGCTGACCTCACCCGCTTTTCATTTGAGCAAACACCTGTCATCGTCGCCCTGAGTGTGATGGTTTGGGGAGCGATCCTTGGAATCACCGCGATTCTCATCGGAACACTCAACGAAGATCGAAACAAGAAAGTCACCGAAGTTCATGAAGCCCACGTGGGCGTTGTGGAAGTCCTTTCTAGATACCTGCAATGTGCAGACCCCGTTCTTCAAGTCCGCACAAAACGAGTGAATCATCTCTGCGAACAAGTCGCAATCCGCATGCGAATGACGCCGCGAGAAATTGATGACGTACGTGTGGCAGCCTTGCTGATGGATGTCACAAATATTGAAATTACTGCCCGCGTCATCCGCAAAGCTGTCGGAGATTTTGATCAGAACGTCGTTTGCGAAGAAAACACATTCCATGGAACGGAACTTGTGAAGTCACTGGGGGCTTCACTTTCAGGCGCTTTCCCGCTGGTCTTAATGCAAAGTAGCGACTGGACAAAAGCCGAAGCCCAACCCGTTCCAATCGGTGCGAGAGTGCTACGAGTTGTACGCCATTATGTTGAGCTGACACAGTCCGGGCTGGCCTCAGCCCACCTCAGCAACGAGGAAGCCATCAAAGACTTGAAAGTCGATTTCAAAGGCAATACCGACCTCGCTGTCATCAATGTTTTGGAAGAAGTCATCGAACACCGCTTCGAGACTCCTGCCCAGCAAAAGCTCAACAGGAGCCAACGGTCGGCTGTCGAAGAAACTCCATAG
- a CDS encoding HD-GYP domain-containing protein, with amino-acid sequence MSSLKKIIVTLTCSQALCLAFGLWIQHTVGHATLVLSSENLLEGTTENQHALANFFLYAGIVIWLTGIQFCVNWMVISKVYSAVDNRIQKHREDSLVAVNELVRTRDAIIFGLAKLAESRDPETGQHLERISMYSVRLATAMRKHPKFSEIVNSEFVRMIGISSVLHDIGKVGVEDAILLKPDTLSEKEREKIRLHAELGSDCIHQIECRLGNSDFLSMARDIALYHHERWDGQGYPYGLAEKEIPLAARIVAVADVYDALASQRVYKDAVPHVDCVVEIEANAHKQFDADIVDVFLSIHEQFADIAERFQDASPLKGDHIPSDRGGSYIPTVIQYNKIHEAQSDQ; translated from the coding sequence ATGTCATCTCTCAAAAAAATCATAGTCACTTTGACTTGTTCACAGGCGCTCTGTCTCGCATTCGGGCTTTGGATTCAACACACAGTTGGGCACGCAACTCTCGTCCTCTCCTCTGAGAATCTACTCGAAGGCACCACGGAGAATCAGCATGCTCTTGCGAACTTCTTTCTTTATGCTGGAATTGTCATCTGGCTAACAGGGATTCAATTCTGCGTAAACTGGATGGTCATTTCCAAAGTTTACTCAGCGGTTGATAATCGTATCCAAAAACATCGCGAAGACTCGCTCGTTGCTGTCAATGAACTTGTTCGAACTCGTGACGCGATCATCTTCGGACTGGCCAAGCTTGCAGAATCCAGAGACCCGGAAACAGGGCAACACCTGGAACGCATCAGCATGTATTCGGTGCGACTCGCCACTGCGATGCGGAAGCATCCGAAATTTTCTGAGATCGTGAATTCTGAATTTGTCCGGATGATTGGAATCAGTTCTGTCCTCCATGACATTGGAAAGGTCGGAGTTGAAGACGCAATTCTGCTTAAACCAGACACGCTCAGCGAAAAAGAACGAGAAAAAATACGGCTGCATGCGGAACTCGGAAGTGACTGTATCCATCAAATCGAATGCAGATTAGGCAATTCGGACTTCCTCTCCATGGCCAGAGATATCGCCCTGTATCACCACGAACGCTGGGACGGACAAGGGTATCCTTACGGACTTGCCGAAAAAGAAATTCCCCTGGCCGCGCGGATTGTTGCCGTCGCCGATGTGTATGACGCACTGGCATCTCAACGTGTTTACAAGGATGCCGTTCCACATGTGGACTGTGTTGTTGAGATCGAAGCGAACGCTCACAAACAGTTCGATGCAGACATCGTCGATGTCTTCCTCTCAATTCATGAGCAGTTCGCAGACATCGCTGAACGCTTCCAAGATGCCTCTCCATTGAAAGGAGACCACATCCCTTCCGACCGGGGTGGCAGCTACATCCCCACCGTCATTCAATACAACAAAATTCATGAGGCGCAATCGGACCAATAA
- a CDS encoding RimK family alpha-L-glutamate ligase, whose amino-acid sequence MKFAILSCSTNCYSTRRLKEAAAQRGHEVKVLNTLKFAIDLKEGTPDLYFRTKQLSHYDAVLPRIGNSITYFGTAVVRQFEQMDVFCANSSNGISNSRDKLRSMQILSRHQIGIPETTFVRDKKDVLPAIERVGGAPVVIKLLEGTQGVGVILADSVKIAEAIIETLQSTKQNVLVQKFVAESKGRDIRAFVVGDQVVAAMRRVAQGQEFRSNVHRGGVTEQVDLDERYRDAAVRAAQIMGLRVAGVDMLESKTGPQIMELNSSPGLEGIESCTHLDIAGTIVDYIAAQVDFPEIDLRQRLTVSRGYGVTELHIPEGSEYVGRTISDSGLREKDINALTLYRGTTVIPNPRSDRILEPGDRLLCFGKLESMRQLVPKKTQKQRRPEVLDLPDFTNTHHDEKSEEEK is encoded by the coding sequence ATGAAATTTGCTATTCTTTCTTGCAGCACCAATTGCTACAGCACTCGTCGACTCAAGGAAGCGGCGGCTCAACGTGGGCACGAGGTGAAAGTCTTGAACACCTTGAAGTTTGCGATCGACCTTAAGGAAGGGACTCCCGATCTTTACTTCCGCACGAAACAGCTCAGTCATTACGACGCTGTCCTGCCAAGAATCGGGAATTCTATTACCTATTTCGGCACCGCGGTTGTTCGTCAGTTCGAGCAGATGGATGTCTTCTGTGCAAATTCTTCGAACGGAATCTCCAACTCTCGGGACAAGCTACGAAGCATGCAAATCCTGAGTCGACATCAAATCGGAATTCCGGAAACAACATTCGTTCGTGATAAAAAAGACGTCCTTCCTGCTATCGAGCGAGTTGGTGGGGCCCCCGTGGTCATCAAACTCCTCGAAGGAACCCAGGGAGTCGGCGTGATCCTCGCAGATTCCGTCAAGATCGCGGAAGCAATTATCGAGACACTACAAAGCACGAAACAAAACGTACTTGTTCAGAAATTCGTCGCAGAAAGTAAAGGAAGAGATATTCGTGCTTTTGTTGTTGGCGATCAAGTCGTCGCAGCGATGAGACGTGTCGCACAGGGACAGGAATTCCGCAGTAATGTCCATCGCGGCGGTGTGACGGAACAGGTCGATCTGGATGAGCGGTACCGAGATGCTGCTGTCCGGGCAGCCCAGATCATGGGACTGCGAGTCGCTGGTGTCGACATGCTCGAATCGAAGACCGGCCCACAAATCATGGAGCTCAATTCTTCACCAGGACTCGAAGGAATCGAGTCCTGCACACACCTTGATATTGCTGGCACGATTGTCGATTACATCGCTGCTCAGGTCGATTTTCCAGAGATCGACTTGCGACAAAGGCTCACCGTCAGCCGAGGGTATGGAGTGACTGAACTCCACATTCCTGAAGGCTCTGAATACGTTGGCCGAACGATTTCTGACTCAGGCTTGAGAGAAAAAGACATCAATGCACTGACTCTTTATCGTGGGACAACAGTCATTCCGAATCCGCGGTCAGATCGCATTCTTGAACCGGGTGACCGCCTGCTTTGCTTTGGAAAACTTGAATCGATGCGCCAACTCGTCCCGAAGAAGACGCAGAAACAACGTCGCCCTGAGGTGCTGGACCTTCCAGATTTCACGAACACTCATCACGATGAGAAGAGTGAAGAAGAAAAGTAA
- a CDS encoding radical SAM protein, whose translation MYLRMAKRVLFETDKRLVWKLFWNMGIKGSLSVHKFKKRMKKTGQVFPPFLYISIINSCNLRCTGCWVDVAAKQQTIDVTAMNKLINEAKANGNVFFGIVGGEPFMHPQILEILAAHPDCYFQVFTNGHFITDEVAKELRRLGNVTPLVSVEGSEIVSDERRGRKDVLSKTMQGIQNCLDNKVFTGVCTSVCKTNIDDLVTDKWVDRLIEMGVFYTWFHVYRPMGPDASPDLCLTQEQQQRIRKFVVESRVNKPIIFVDAYYDHDGQALCPAATGITHHINPWGGVEPCPIVQFTKDNIHDDKRSLAEKLDSEYLKDFRELARDTTRGCIVLERPDLLKQLVEKHGAEDGTVRHTAMEELEGMQVRPSQYNPELAIPERSWAYRIAKKHFFNDFHAYDGRDHSKASAPSVLVGATSATPPEPVLVDLETTTREE comes from the coding sequence ATGTATTTGCGGATGGCAAAACGAGTACTCTTCGAGACCGATAAGCGGCTCGTCTGGAAACTCTTCTGGAACATGGGGATCAAGGGGTCTTTATCCGTCCACAAGTTCAAAAAGCGGATGAAGAAAACCGGACAGGTCTTTCCGCCGTTTCTGTACATTTCGATCATCAATTCCTGCAATCTCCGTTGCACAGGCTGTTGGGTGGATGTCGCTGCGAAGCAGCAGACGATCGACGTCACAGCCATGAACAAACTCATCAATGAAGCCAAAGCGAACGGAAACGTTTTCTTTGGGATCGTCGGTGGGGAACCGTTTATGCATCCTCAAATTCTTGAAATCCTGGCTGCCCATCCAGATTGCTACTTTCAGGTCTTCACGAATGGACACTTCATTACCGATGAGGTCGCCAAAGAACTCCGCCGCCTCGGCAATGTCACTCCGCTCGTGAGTGTCGAAGGAAGTGAAATTGTTAGCGACGAACGACGCGGTCGCAAAGACGTGCTCTCCAAAACAATGCAGGGCATTCAAAACTGCCTGGACAACAAAGTCTTCACTGGAGTTTGCACGAGTGTTTGCAAGACAAACATCGACGACCTTGTGACCGACAAATGGGTGGACCGTCTCATTGAGATGGGAGTCTTCTACACCTGGTTCCATGTGTACCGACCAATGGGGCCGGATGCCTCGCCGGATCTCTGCCTGACGCAGGAGCAACAGCAACGGATTCGGAAATTTGTCGTCGAAAGCCGAGTCAACAAACCGATCATCTTCGTGGATGCCTACTACGACCATGACGGTCAAGCACTTTGCCCAGCCGCGACAGGAATCACCCATCACATCAACCCATGGGGCGGTGTCGAACCCTGTCCGATTGTGCAATTCACCAAGGACAACATCCATGACGACAAACGCTCACTCGCAGAGAAACTCGACTCGGAATACCTGAAGGATTTCCGTGAACTCGCCAGAGACACAACTCGCGGATGTATCGTCCTGGAGCGACCAGACCTGTTGAAACAACTCGTTGAAAAGCATGGCGCCGAAGACGGCACAGTCCGTCACACTGCCATGGAAGAACTTGAAGGGATGCAAGTCCGACCGTCACAATACAATCCAGAACTGGCGATTCCAGAACGCAGCTGGGCCTACCGCATCGCCAAGAAGCATTTCTTCAATGACTTCCACGCATACGATGGTCGTGACCATTCAAAGGCATCGGCACCTTCGGTTTTGGTCGGAGCAACATCCGCTACCCCACCGGAGCCTGTCCTCGTCGATTTGGAGACAACCACTCGCGAAGAGTAG
- a CDS encoding serine/threonine-protein kinase, with product MTAKQEATNLDRQKWMWPFELLEQIGEGGMGVVYRARYVVNDREVALKMLPSDVTDETTLARFERELEVLKNLKHPNIVRCFGGSCENKRRFYAMELISEGSLEDKLQENKKLPWEQVIFYALQMCDALECSHEKKVIHRDVKPSNFLITKSGQLKLSDFGLASVAAARKITAAGKTAGTFLYMAPEQIRGLEVSPQTDLYALGCVLYELVTGEPPFLGSTPAATLHMHCRDTPPRPTEKTFDCPVALERVILQLLEKEEKDRQTSAAEVGRQLRSVRQTVTVVSNPNDKGLDRPLQRPELEDPATAFFKTVGPGKILKHDSIPNWVVISLFVSLLCSLSWNLVSSIQARSGRQGEKLWVEAATHSQQPVRIEAIGALGKIAGESGHNLDVIRNGLNDESWQIREASVLAMEEGGGHAKKFIPALMQLSKQDENEKVRSSALKAVETLKAAKTRYNYPIGGILIGTMLFAATGAGIFYWMKS from the coding sequence ATGACCGCGAAACAAGAAGCGACTAATCTGGATCGCCAGAAATGGATGTGGCCGTTCGAACTGCTTGAGCAGATTGGTGAAGGCGGGATGGGGGTTGTGTATCGCGCTCGTTACGTCGTCAACGACCGCGAAGTCGCCTTGAAAATGCTCCCAAGCGATGTCACCGATGAAACCACTCTCGCACGTTTCGAGCGCGAACTTGAGGTTCTGAAAAACCTGAAGCATCCGAACATTGTTCGCTGCTTTGGTGGCTCTTGCGAGAATAAACGTCGTTTCTATGCGATGGAATTGATCTCGGAAGGGTCGCTTGAGGACAAGCTCCAAGAGAATAAAAAACTTCCCTGGGAGCAGGTCATTTTCTATGCTCTGCAAATGTGTGATGCGCTTGAGTGCTCCCATGAAAAGAAAGTCATTCACCGCGATGTGAAGCCCAGCAACTTCTTGATAACAAAATCAGGTCAGTTGAAGCTGAGTGACTTTGGGTTGGCTTCTGTCGCAGCTGCTCGAAAAATTACGGCTGCTGGAAAGACTGCGGGAACATTTCTCTATATGGCTCCCGAACAGATCCGGGGACTTGAGGTTTCCCCACAAACAGATCTTTATGCGCTGGGGTGTGTCCTCTACGAATTGGTCACGGGTGAACCGCCGTTTTTAGGGTCAACTCCTGCAGCAACGCTGCACATGCACTGTCGGGATACGCCGCCACGTCCGACAGAGAAGACATTTGATTGCCCGGTTGCGCTGGAACGAGTAATTTTACAACTTCTTGAGAAAGAAGAAAAAGATCGTCAGACGTCTGCTGCGGAGGTCGGCCGGCAACTGAGAAGTGTCAGGCAAACTGTGACGGTTGTATCCAACCCCAACGACAAAGGCTTGGATCGACCACTTCAAAGACCAGAGCTTGAGGATCCAGCGACAGCATTTTTCAAAACCGTCGGTCCGGGAAAAATTCTGAAACATGATTCCATTCCCAATTGGGTAGTCATCTCTTTGTTCGTTTCTCTGCTTTGCTCGCTCAGCTGGAATTTGGTTTCAAGTATTCAAGCTCGCTCAGGTCGTCAGGGCGAAAAACTATGGGTCGAGGCCGCAACTCATAGCCAGCAACCTGTACGGATCGAGGCGATCGGAGCACTTGGGAAGATCGCTGGTGAAAGTGGTCACAATCTTGATGTCATCAGAAATGGTCTGAATGATGAGAGCTGGCAAATTCGAGAAGCGAGTGTTCTGGCCATGGAAGAGGGGGGCGGACACGCAAAGAAATTTATTCCGGCTTTGATGCAACTCAGTAAGCAGGACGAGAACGAAAAAGTCCGTTCCTCAGCCTTAAAAGCTGTCGAAACATTGAAGGCTGCCAAAACTCGTTACAATTATCCGATCGGCGGAATCCTGATCGGAACGATGCTCTTCGCCGCGACCGGCGCGGGAATTTTCTACTGGATGAAGTCCTGA